The Malus domestica chromosome 10, GDT2T_hap1 genome contains a region encoding:
- the LOC103436524 gene encoding pathogen-related protein-like isoform X1 → MASLGVEGDKYRSYMTGEGEKNTKWNFGATPSYDVDNKLFEEGRTKIWPPGSLEEEVQNLVKTWEMELFHKSNPDDFKTLDPNKYTVSVNGRKGINIEEIGKIGGGYNSFLQTSLPEKLRGYNPDEETAESSLKAFTTTFPRGFALEVLQVYSGPPEIVYKFRHWGYMEGPFKGHAPTGEMVEFFGMAVFTVDEHKKIVKVEFFYDPGQLVGGLLKGAKLGNSSEETTSTCPVLRSTG, encoded by the exons ATGGCATCTTTAGGTGTTGAGGGAGACAAGTACCGTTCCTATATGactggagaaggagaaaagaacaCCAAATGGAATTTTGGTGCCACTCCTAGCTATGATGTTGATAACAAGCTCTTTGAGGAAGGCAGAAcaaag ATATGGCCACCCGGGTCACTGGAAGAAGAGGTGCAGAACCTTGTAAAGACATGGGAGATGGAGCTTTTCCACAAGTCCAACCCTGATGATTTCAAAACACTTGATCCCAACAAATACACTGTCAGCGTAAATG GAAGGAAAGGCATAAATATTGAAGAAATAGGGAAAATTGGAGGAGGATATAACTCTTTTCTGCAGACCTCACTGCCCGAGAAACTCAGGGGATATAATCCAGATGAGGAAACAGCAGAATCATCGCTCAAGGCTTTCACCACCACATTCCCTCGTGGATTTGCGTTGGAGGTCCTCCAAGTTTATTCTGGGCCACCAGAGATTGTCTACAAATTCAGGCACTGGGGTTACATGGAGGGCCCCTTCAAGGGCCACGCTCCCACCGGAGAAATGGTTGAGTTCTTTGGAATGGCCGTTTTTACC GTGGATGAACACAAGAAAATTGTTAAGGTGGAGTTCTTCTATGACCCTGGACAACTAGTTGGAGGTCTTCTGAAGGGTGCGAAATTGGGTAATTCTTCCGAAGAGACAACTTCAACCTGCCCAGTTCTGAGGAGCACAGGGTAG
- the LOC103436524 gene encoding pathogen-related protein-like isoform X2, translating to MASLGVEGDKYRSYMTGEGEKNTKWNFGATPSYDVDNKLFEEGRTKIWPPGSLEEEVQNLVKTWEMELFHKSNPDDFKTLDPNKYTVSVNGRKGINIEEIGKIGGGYNSFLQTSLPEKLRGYNPDEETAESSLKAFTTTFPRGFALEVLQVYSGPPEIVYKFRHWGYMEGPFKGHAPTGEMVEFFGMAVFTVLL from the exons ATGGCATCTTTAGGTGTTGAGGGAGACAAGTACCGTTCCTATATGactggagaaggagaaaagaacaCCAAATGGAATTTTGGTGCCACTCCTAGCTATGATGTTGATAACAAGCTCTTTGAGGAAGGCAGAAcaaag ATATGGCCACCCGGGTCACTGGAAGAAGAGGTGCAGAACCTTGTAAAGACATGGGAGATGGAGCTTTTCCACAAGTCCAACCCTGATGATTTCAAAACACTTGATCCCAACAAATACACTGTCAGCGTAAATG GAAGGAAAGGCATAAATATTGAAGAAATAGGGAAAATTGGAGGAGGATATAACTCTTTTCTGCAGACCTCACTGCCCGAGAAACTCAGGGGATATAATCCAGATGAGGAAACAGCAGAATCATCGCTCAAGGCTTTCACCACCACATTCCCTCGTGGATTTGCGTTGGAGGTCCTCCAAGTTTATTCTGGGCCACCAGAGATTGTCTACAAATTCAGGCACTGGGGTTACATGGAGGGCCCCTTCAAGGGCCACGCTCCCACCGGAGAAATGGTTGAGTTCTTTGGAATGGCCGTTTTTACCGTACTTCTCTAA
- the LOC103436532 gene encoding glycolipid transfer protein 3 isoform X2 — protein sequence MKRKLMDQNMGSEIRCAIEELSVMVKVKGAILVPAAEHGGGDHAHEAAHIPTRPFLSLCSLLLQVLDKIGPTMAVLSQDIHQNIRRLETKHESDLSTYSNMVEMLKNEATEGIARNVTSCSRAFVWLTRSLDFTVALLQNLVRDPGQNMQQAVEESYNITLKPWHRWISSAASKVALMLVPDNETFISSLMAKDENYDNLKLEIENLVSLLVPYLEEIHSILRFYHLDRLKSN from the exons ATGAAAAGGAAGTTAATGGATCAGAATATGGGATCAGAGATTAGATGTGCCATTGAAGAACTCTCCGTTATGGTCAAGGTTAAAGGTGCTATATTGGTCCCAGCGGCTGAACATGGTGGTGGTGATCATGCTCACGAGGCTGCTCATATTCCCACCAggccttttctttctctctgcagCTTGCTTCTTCAAGTTcttg ATAAAATAGGACCTACAATGGCTGTTCTAAGCCAAGATATTCATCAAAATATTCgg aGATTGGAAACGAAACATGAATCAGATCTTTCGACATATTCAAATATGGTTGAGATGTTGAAAAATGAGGCGACTGAAGGCATTGCTAGAAACGTTACCAGTTGTAGTAGAGCCTTTGTTTGGCTTACCAG ATCCCTAGATTTTACCGTGGCCTTGTTGCAAAATTTAGTGAGAGATCCCGGGCAGAATATGCAGCAGGCAGTGGAAGAGTCTTATAACATTACTTTGAAGCCATGGCATAGGTGGATTTCATCAGCTGCTTCTAAA GTAGCCCTAATGCTAGTGCCTGACAATGAAACATTCATTAGTAGCCTCATGGCAAAAGATGAAAACTATGACAACTTGAAACTGGAAATAGAGAACTTGGTTTCCTTACTCGTGCCTTATCTGGAAGAAATCCACTCGATTCTG agattttatcACTTGGATAGGTTGAAGTCTAACTGA
- the LOC103436532 gene encoding glycolipid transfer protein 3 isoform X1 — protein sequence MKRKLMDQNMGSEIRCAIEELSVMVKVKGAILVPAAEHGGGDHAHEAAHIPTRPFLSLCSLLLQVLDKIGPTMAVLSQDIHQNIRRLETKHESDLSTYSNMVEMLKNEATEGIARNVTSCSRAFVWLTRSLDFTVALLQNLVRDPGQNMQQAVEESYNITLKPWHRWISSAASKVALMLVPDNETFISSLMAKDENYDNLKLEIENLVSLLVPYLEEIHSILVKYSTTQRLPDASSLANISFDMFDYAWFLQRFYHLDRLKSN from the exons ATGAAAAGGAAGTTAATGGATCAGAATATGGGATCAGAGATTAGATGTGCCATTGAAGAACTCTCCGTTATGGTCAAGGTTAAAGGTGCTATATTGGTCCCAGCGGCTGAACATGGTGGTGGTGATCATGCTCACGAGGCTGCTCATATTCCCACCAggccttttctttctctctgcagCTTGCTTCTTCAAGTTcttg ATAAAATAGGACCTACAATGGCTGTTCTAAGCCAAGATATTCATCAAAATATTCgg aGATTGGAAACGAAACATGAATCAGATCTTTCGACATATTCAAATATGGTTGAGATGTTGAAAAATGAGGCGACTGAAGGCATTGCTAGAAACGTTACCAGTTGTAGTAGAGCCTTTGTTTGGCTTACCAG ATCCCTAGATTTTACCGTGGCCTTGTTGCAAAATTTAGTGAGAGATCCCGGGCAGAATATGCAGCAGGCAGTGGAAGAGTCTTATAACATTACTTTGAAGCCATGGCATAGGTGGATTTCATCAGCTGCTTCTAAA GTAGCCCTAATGCTAGTGCCTGACAATGAAACATTCATTAGTAGCCTCATGGCAAAAGATGAAAACTATGACAACTTGAAACTGGAAATAGAGAACTTGGTTTCCTTACTCGTGCCTTATCTGGAAGAAATCCACTCGATTCTGGTTAAGTATTCAACCACCCAACGCTTACCGGATGCTTCTTCTTTGGCTAACATATCTTTTGACATGTTTGATTATGCTTGgtttttgcagagattttatcACTTGGATAGGTTGAAGTCTAACTGA
- the LOC103436542 gene encoding uncharacterized protein C57A10.07-like: MSNNPFRPGSPKSFVAYPSGEFDLESGTFRKPRKHRRSPLLPIKMIRYIGNRMQYYCKLRPLLVFILSLSVGVSILILLSLYESRYQMTNNYQKYDVGSSSYPLPNLQNLVMVAGHSVYTSSSCGKVDKEDSWFLESYQKNPGQAATFVAHIQEGIEVAAKDNRALLLFSGGETRRDAGPRSEAQSYWAVAESKGWFGQEDLRSRTLTEEHARDSFENLLFSVCRFRELTGKYPQNITVVSYDFKEERFAHLHRAAIGFPESRFFYVGTPAISTAKEAARKGEAVVRTQFQEDPYGCRGSLYRKKLGRDPFHRSVPYPNGCPEIEGLFRYCGSAPYPGSLPWPKEQT, translated from the exons ATGAGCAATAATCCGTTTCGGCCCGGCAGTCCTAAGTCCTTCGTAGCCTACCCGAGTGGTGAGTTTGATTTAGAATCTGGAACATTTAGAAAACCCCGAAAGCATAGGAGGTCACCATTGCTTCCCATCAAAATGATTAGGTATATCGGAAACCGAATGCAGTATTATTGCAAGCTGCGTCCCCTTTTAGTTTTCATCCTCTCCTTGTCAGTTGGGGTCTCAATTCTCATACTTTTGTCTCTGTATGAGAGCCGGTATCAAATGACGAACAACTACCAAAAGTATGACGTGGGTTCTTCTAGTTATCCGCTCCCGAATCTCCAGAATCTAGTCATGGTTGCCGGGCATTCAGTTTATACTAGTAGTAGCTGTGGAAAAGTTGATAAGGAGGATTCTTGGTTTTTGGAGTCCTACCAAAAGAATCCGGGTCAGGCTGCTACTTTCGTGGCTCATATACAAGAAGGAATTGAAGTCGCGGCCAAAGACAATAGAGCTCTCCTTCTGTTTAGTGGTGGAGAGACTCGAAGAGATGCCGGTCCTCGCAGTGAGGCACAGAGTTACTGGGCAGTTGCTGAATCAAAAGGATGGTTTG GCCAAGAAGATTTGCGATCGAGGACACTCACAGAAGAGCATGCAAGGGACAGTTTTGAGAATCTTCTCTTCAGTGTGTGCCGGTTCCGAGAACTTACTGGCAAATATCCTCAAAATATAACT GTTGTAAGTTATGATTTCAAGGAGGAGAGATTCGCGCATCTACACCGGGCTGCAATTGGCTTTCCCGAGTCAAGGTTCTTCTACGTGGGCACCCCAGCAATTTCTACTGCAAAAGAAGCAGCCCGGAAAGGAGAAGCAGTCGTGCGGACTCAATTCCAAGAAGATCCATATGGATGTCGAGGTTCACTTTACCGTAAAAAACTAGGGCGCGATCCGTTTCACCGGTCGGTTCCCTATCCAAATGGGTGTCCTGAAATTGAAGGTCTTTTCAGATATTGTGGGTCAGCTCCTTATCCAGGGTCCCTTCCGTGGCCTAAAGAGCAAACTTAA